A single window of Emys orbicularis isolate rEmyOrb1 chromosome 18, rEmyOrb1.hap1, whole genome shotgun sequence DNA harbors:
- the FBXW5 gene encoding F-box/WD repeat-containing protein 5, with protein MDVGDSPLLPDSILYEIFLYLDHVDVLSVALVCRQWHAVARDEFLWKELFYRYYRVSREVPRHPAAVSWYEDFQRLYDTIPCVEVQTLTEHNDQVLHLSFSHTGYLFASCSKDCTVKIWNNELAISLLHSSNMRLYNWSYTQFSQFNSDDTLLLVSGVFVGPRNCSSGEIAVISLENFTLLSRVRNKPYDVFGCWLNETNLISGNLHRIGHITSCSVLWLNNAFQGIESENVNVVKRLFKIQNLNASTIRTVMVADCSRYDAPDLLLDYKEQLAAAAAPYQVFDLGSDSEEEEVKPKQKVMPEPVAQAALDGGSGTAEDGLQQFLDDILEGRVVPVMSESELETKVAELLARNRTKPPERNQLPTETSNKKKYLIFSTGCLTYSPHQIGIKQILPHQMTTAGPVLGEKRRSDEFFDSLDHVIDLHGHIIGMGLSPDHRYLYVNSRSWPRDCVISDPMQPPPIAEEIDLHVFDLKTMKEVKRALRSHRAYTPNDECFFIFLDVSRDFVASGAEDHHGYIWDRHYNICLAKLQHDDVVNSVAFSPIEQELLLTASDDTTIKVWRSPRTVRIHHARKPKPRKLLFSWLMNQKS; from the exons ATGGATGTTGGGGATAGTCCCCTTCTCCCAGACAGCATCCTCTATGAGATTTTCCTGTACCTGGACCACGTAGATGTGCTCTCGGTGGCGCTGGTGTGTCGGCAATGGCATGCGGTGGCCCGCGATGAGTTCCTGTGGAAGGAGCTGTTCTATAGATACTACAGGGTCTCTCGGGAAGTGCCACGGCACCCAG CTGCTGTTTCCTGGTACGAGGACTTCCAGAGGCTCTATGACACCATCCCCTGTGTTGAAGTGCAGACCCTGACGGAGCACAATGACCAGGTCTTACACCTTAGCTTCTCCCACACAGGCTACCTGTTTGCATCCTGCTCCAAGGACTGCACAGTTAAG ATCTGGAACAACGAGCTGGCCATTTCCCTGCTCCACAGCTCCAACATGAGGCTGTACAACTGGAGCTACACCCAGTTCTCCCAGTTCAACTCAGATGACACCCTCCTCCTGGTGTCAGGGGTCTTTGTGGGGCCTCGCAACTGCTCCTCAGGAGAGATCGCAGTCATTAGCCTGG AGAACTTCACGCTCCTCTCCAGGGTGAGGAACAAACCCTATGATGTGTTTGGCTGCTGGCTGAATGAAACCAACTTGATTTCCGGCAACCTGCACCGAATTGGGCACATCACCTCCTGCTCTGTGCTGTGGCTGAACAATGCCTTCCAG GGCATAGAGTCTGAGAATGTGAATGTAGTGAAGAGACTGTTCAAAATCCAGAACTTGAACGCCAGCACCATCCGGACAGTGATGGTGGCAGACTGCAGCCGCTACGACGCCCCGGACCTGCTCCTGGACTACAAggagcagctggctgctgctgccgctccctACCAGGTCTTCGATCTTGGCAGTGAcagtgaggaagaggaggtgaaGCCCAAGCAGAAAGTGATGCCAGAGCCAGTGGCGCAGGCAGCGCTGGATGGTGGGAGCGGGACAGCAGAGGACGGGCTGCAGCAGTTCCTGGACGACATCCTCGAAGGCCGTGTGGTGCCCGTCATGAGTGAGAGTGAGCTGGAGACGAAGGTGGCAGAGCTGCTTGCCAGGAACAGGACTAAACCGCCTGAGCGGAACCAGCTCCCCACAGAGACCAGCAACAAGAAGAAATACTTAATCTTCAGCACAGGATGCCTCACCTACTCTCCACACCAGATAG GGATTAAGCAGATCTTGCCTCATCAGATGACGACTGCTGGACCAGTGCTTGGGGAGAAGAGACGTTCGGACGAGTTCTTTGATTCGCTGGATCATGTCATCGACCTCCATGGTCACATTATTGGAATGGGCCTTTCTCCTGATCACAG GTACCTGTATGTGAACAGCCGGTCCTGGCCACGGGACTGTGTGATCTCTGATCCCATGCAGCCACCCCCCATCGCAGAGGAGATTGACCTGCATGTGTTTGATCTGAAGACAATGAAGGAGGTGAAGCGAGCCCTCCGCTCGCACCGGGCCTACACCCCCAACGATGAATGCTTCTTCATCTTCCTTGATGTCAGCAGGGATTTCGTAGCCAG TGGGGCAGAAGATCATCATGGCTACATCTGGGACCGGCACTACAACATCTGCCTGGCCAAGCTGCAGCACGACGACGTGGTCAACTCTGTGGCATTCAGCCCCATTGAGCAGGAACTGCTCCTGACAGCCAGCGATGACACCACCATCAAAGTGTGGCGCTCCCCCCGCACAGTGCGCATCCACCACGCCAGGAAACCTAAGCCCCGGAAGCTGCTCTTCTCCTGGCTCATGAACCAGAAGAGCTGA